One Alicyclobacillus vulcanalis genomic region harbors:
- the thiS gene encoding sulfur carrier protein ThiS: MQVRLNGKDVHLPDGMTVRDLIRHYELEGEPVAVERNGQIVDRRDFGAERLQAGDVIELVRFVGGG, from the coding sequence GTGCAGGTGCGGCTCAACGGTAAGGACGTCCATCTGCCGGACGGCATGACCGTGCGCGATCTCATCCGCCACTATGAGCTCGAGGGCGAGCCCGTCGCCGTCGAGCGAAACGGGCAGATCGTCGACCGGCGCGACTTTGGTGCCGAGCGGCTTCAGGCGGGGGACGTGATCGAGCTCGTCCGATTTGTCGGCGGCGGATGA
- a CDS encoding thiazole synthase → MFPVEPLVIAGRSFNSRLMVGTGKYDSLEVMREALDASGAEIVTVAVRRVNLDAREASLLAYIDLDRYTLLPNTAGCHTAEEAVRTARLARAAGLSNWVKLEVIPDDGTLLPDPIATVEAAEVLVKEGFVVLPYTTDDHVVARRLLEVGCAAVMPYGSAIGTGRGLESVERIARIVDEVRGRVPVVVDAGIGAPSDAALALETGADAVLVNTAIARAGDPVAMARAMRLAVEAGYLARRAGRIPKSGVPSPSSPEAGVVGRS, encoded by the coding sequence ATGTTTCCCGTGGAACCTTTGGTGATTGCAGGGCGATCCTTCAACTCCCGCCTCATGGTGGGTACGGGCAAGTACGATTCGCTAGAGGTCATGCGCGAAGCGCTCGACGCCTCAGGCGCCGAGATCGTCACCGTGGCTGTGCGCCGCGTCAATCTGGACGCGCGCGAGGCGTCTCTGCTTGCCTACATCGATCTCGACCGCTACACGCTCCTGCCGAACACGGCTGGTTGTCACACCGCGGAGGAGGCGGTGCGCACCGCGCGGCTGGCGCGCGCCGCCGGGCTGTCCAATTGGGTCAAGCTCGAGGTCATCCCGGACGACGGCACGCTTTTGCCCGATCCCATCGCGACCGTCGAGGCGGCGGAGGTCCTTGTCAAGGAGGGGTTTGTCGTGCTCCCCTATACGACGGACGATCACGTCGTGGCCCGGCGCCTGCTCGAGGTGGGCTGCGCCGCTGTGATGCCGTACGGGTCGGCCATTGGCACGGGCCGCGGCCTCGAATCCGTTGAGCGCATCGCGCGCATTGTCGACGAGGTGCGCGGGCGCGTGCCCGTCGTGGTGGACGCGGGCATCGGGGCGCCTTCCGACGCTGCGCTCGCCCTCGAGACCGGTGCGGACGCGGTGCTCGTCAACACGGCGATTGCGCGCGCGGGCGATCCCGTCGCGATGGCGCGTGCGATGCGACTCGCTGTCGAAGCGGGGTATCTCGCGCGTCGCGCCGGTCGCATTCCGAAATCGGGCGTTCCGTCGCCGTCCAGCCCGGAGGCAGGCGTCGTGGGCCGCAGTTGA
- a CDS encoding ThiF family adenylyltransferase, with protein MGFDFHQRYSRQIRFRHIGEQGQARIASSRVAIVGLGALGTASAAQLARAGVGYLRLIDRDIVEPSNLQRQILYTEEDARAGRPKAVAARDALLAANASIAIDAVVDDVDSANAESLLADVDVIVDGSDNFEVRYLVNDVAVKHGLPWAYAGAVEAHGTSAFLRPGRTPCLVCLLGRAARVGHDTCDTVGVISPIVQWMASYQVAEVLKYLAGQEDALSNAILQADLWNTDVRLIRMGGPKPNCPCCAKRVFAALGSGRRALSVTFCGRQTIQVRPERDAALSLGALADRLRPLGVVRANDALLRFETGDISITVFPNGRALVHGTDDPARARALYAQYIGM; from the coding sequence ATGGGTTTTGACTTTCACCAACGCTACTCTCGGCAGATCCGGTTTCGTCACATCGGCGAGCAGGGACAGGCGCGGATCGCATCGTCGCGCGTGGCGATTGTCGGCCTCGGAGCGCTCGGGACGGCAAGCGCCGCTCAATTGGCGCGCGCCGGCGTCGGCTATCTGCGACTCATCGACCGCGACATCGTGGAGCCTTCCAACCTGCAGCGGCAAATCCTCTACACCGAGGAAGACGCGCGCGCCGGGCGGCCCAAGGCTGTCGCAGCCCGAGACGCACTTCTCGCCGCCAACGCGAGCATCGCCATCGATGCCGTGGTGGACGACGTCGACTCGGCCAATGCGGAAAGTCTGCTCGCCGACGTGGACGTGATCGTGGACGGGAGCGACAACTTCGAAGTTCGGTATCTGGTGAACGATGTGGCCGTGAAGCACGGGCTGCCGTGGGCGTATGCAGGCGCGGTGGAGGCGCACGGTACGAGTGCCTTCCTGCGCCCCGGGCGAACCCCCTGCCTTGTGTGCTTGCTCGGGCGCGCGGCGCGCGTCGGACATGACACGTGTGACACCGTCGGCGTCATTTCGCCCATTGTTCAATGGATGGCTTCGTATCAGGTGGCAGAAGTGTTGAAGTACCTCGCCGGTCAGGAGGACGCGTTGTCGAATGCCATCCTCCAGGCGGACCTCTGGAACACCGATGTGCGCCTCATCCGCATGGGTGGCCCCAAGCCGAATTGCCCGTGCTGCGCTAAGCGGGTGTTTGCGGCGCTCGGCTCGGGTCGCCGCGCGCTCTCGGTGACGTTCTGCGGCCGCCAGACCATTCAGGTTCGGCCCGAGCGCGATGCGGCGCTGTCCCTTGGAGCGCTCGCCGACCGGCTGCGCCCCCTCGGGGTGGTGCGCGCCAACGACGCGCTGCTCCGCTTTGAAACGGGCGACATTTCCATCACCGTCTTCCCCAACGGGCGCGCGCTCGTCCACGGCACGGACGATCCCGCCCGCGCCCGCGCGCTCTACGCGCAATACATCGGCATGTGA
- a CDS encoding SPL family radical SAM protein: MEAPKFIPMGVKRALNRVRAGSMPFGWSLNPYRGCGHGCAFCYARGTHEYLGYGADDAFRSRIHVKEDVPRILEAELEARVARFGGDVEQMAALLGTVAVGTATDPYQSAEARFRVTRRCLEVLSRYRVRFSVTTRSPLILRDLDVLQRARLEGVHVSLHTLDAEVWRAFEPATPPPSVRLRAVERLAKAGVPVSVFIAPVLPYLTDQIDHLAKLMQQARDCGAYDVMVSSLRLAPEVKPWFFSVLKQAYPAWVPRYERMYAGRAYPPRAYAERLYAAEAQARRLAGFAPRAHADAKQGPHAPHAASARSPLCHAEKGAEAAKCVQLRLPL, encoded by the coding sequence ATGGAAGCGCCGAAGTTCATTCCGATGGGTGTGAAGCGCGCACTGAATCGGGTGCGGGCCGGGAGCATGCCGTTTGGCTGGTCGCTCAATCCGTATCGAGGATGCGGACATGGATGCGCCTTCTGTTACGCGCGAGGGACGCACGAATACCTTGGCTACGGCGCGGACGACGCGTTTCGCTCCCGCATCCACGTGAAAGAGGATGTGCCGAGGATTCTGGAAGCAGAACTGGAGGCTCGGGTCGCGCGGTTTGGAGGAGATGTAGAACAAATGGCTGCGCTCCTTGGCACCGTGGCGGTGGGAACGGCCACAGATCCGTATCAGTCGGCCGAAGCCCGCTTTCGCGTGACGCGCCGCTGCCTCGAGGTATTGAGCCGGTATCGTGTGCGATTCAGCGTGACGACGAGATCGCCCCTGATCCTCCGGGACCTCGATGTGCTCCAGCGCGCCAGACTCGAAGGCGTGCATGTGAGCCTGCACACGCTGGATGCCGAGGTTTGGCGAGCGTTTGAACCGGCCACACCCCCGCCGTCCGTTCGGCTGCGCGCCGTCGAACGACTGGCCAAGGCCGGCGTTCCGGTGAGCGTCTTCATCGCCCCTGTGTTGCCGTATCTGACGGATCAGATCGACCATTTGGCCAAGCTGATGCAGCAGGCGCGCGACTGCGGCGCCTACGACGTCATGGTCTCCTCGCTTCGCCTCGCGCCCGAGGTGAAGCCGTGGTTTTTCTCGGTGCTGAAACAAGCGTACCCCGCATGGGTCCCGCGCTACGAGCGCATGTACGCGGGACGAGCGTATCCGCCGCGCGCGTATGCCGAGCGGCTATACGCGGCGGAGGCTCAGGCCAGGCGCCTGGCGGGATTTGCCCCTCGCGCTCACGCCGATGCGAAACAAGGACCCCATGCCCCGCACGCGGCCTCGGCCCGTTCGCCGCTGTGCCACGCGGAAAAGGGCGCGGAGGCCGCGAAGTGCGTGCAACTGAGGCTGCCGCTGTGA
- the nadC gene encoding carboxylating nicotinate-nucleotide diphosphorylase translates to MWLDLVTRDLIRLALAEDLGRGDLTTEAVIPPEATARASVWIKEPARVCGTAVCQAVFHEVDPHLRIEVEQADGTDLDEPRVVLRVEGNAASILSAERTALNFLSRLSGIATAARDAVREIEGTRARILDTRKTTPGWRALEKYAVRVGGAGNHRFALDDMVLIKDNHIAVAGGVYEAVRRAKARAGFAHKIEVEVESLQQLDEALAAGADVILLDNMDLAAMREAVARTGGRVPLEASGNMRPGRLRAVAETGVDYISMSHITMRASAVDVGLDVDMERI, encoded by the coding sequence ATGTGGCTCGACCTGGTGACGCGTGATCTCATCCGGCTTGCGCTTGCGGAAGATTTGGGACGGGGCGATCTCACGACGGAAGCCGTCATTCCGCCCGAGGCAACCGCACGCGCGAGCGTGTGGATCAAGGAGCCTGCCAGGGTGTGTGGGACGGCGGTTTGCCAAGCGGTTTTTCACGAGGTGGATCCCCATCTCCGCATCGAGGTGGAACAAGCGGACGGGACCGACCTGGACGAACCCCGCGTCGTCCTGCGCGTGGAGGGGAATGCGGCCTCCATCCTCAGCGCGGAACGGACAGCGCTCAACTTTCTCTCTCGCCTGAGCGGCATTGCCACCGCAGCGAGGGACGCGGTGAGAGAAATTGAAGGGACCCGGGCGCGCATCCTGGACACGCGCAAGACCACGCCGGGGTGGCGGGCGCTCGAAAAGTACGCCGTGCGCGTTGGGGGAGCGGGGAATCACCGCTTTGCCCTCGACGACATGGTGCTCATCAAGGACAACCACATCGCCGTGGCTGGCGGCGTCTACGAGGCTGTGAGGCGCGCGAAGGCGCGCGCGGGCTTTGCGCACAAGATTGAGGTCGAGGTCGAATCGCTCCAGCAGCTCGACGAGGCGCTCGCCGCCGGAGCCGACGTGATCCTGCTCGACAACATGGACCTGGCCGCCATGCGCGAGGCCGTGGCGCGCACAGGGGGCCGCGTGCCCCTGGAGGCATCCGGCAATATGCGCCCTGGCCGGCTGCGAGCGGTCGCAGAAACGGGCGTGGACTACATCTCCATGAGCCACATCACCATGCGCGCCTCGGCGGTGGACGTAGGGCTTGACGTGGACATGGAGCGCATCTGA
- the nadB gene encoding L-aspartate oxidase has protein sequence MESAGVVVVGAGIAGLTAALCAAEWDEVCVIAGDGPGASSSARAQGGLAAAVGVGDAPVLHADDTLRAGAGLCDEPRVRELAAEGPDVIAWLTRMGVPFDRDPTGALLLGREGGHSRARIVHAGGDETGRFITEALWRAAVRHPRIEIRRETCVAVAQDPTGRAVGVWTWDGRAYHGVAARRAVALATGGVGALFGRTSNPQTALGTGIALAYKALATLANLEFVQFHPTLWIGPDGDVMLLSEALRGAGAVLVTERGAPLFADPADNLRTRDVVALAIAKAEEAGERVLLDATRVKDVTSRFPSIAARLARTGIDIAAEPVPVTPGAHFLMGGIEADLAGRTSVPGLFALGEVACTGVHGANRLASNSLLECVAMGRRFGRAMCEEPSVRGETPVEPRWLLQPTEDAQVLGELAPLMWRCVGLVRDEPGLCAAIERLDELRAQYPGSGAVVTASLIARAARWRRESRGGHVRRDAPAPIASYARPSRMSMEQEISNLSLAVK, from the coding sequence ATGGAATCGGCAGGCGTCGTCGTGGTGGGCGCCGGGATCGCCGGGCTCACGGCCGCCCTGTGCGCGGCCGAGTGGGATGAGGTGTGCGTCATCGCGGGGGACGGCCCGGGCGCTTCGAGCTCGGCGCGCGCCCAGGGAGGGCTCGCGGCTGCCGTGGGCGTCGGGGATGCGCCGGTTCTCCACGCCGACGACACGCTTCGCGCGGGCGCAGGGCTCTGCGACGAGCCGCGCGTGCGCGAACTCGCCGCCGAGGGGCCTGACGTGATCGCCTGGCTCACGCGCATGGGGGTACCGTTCGATCGCGACCCCACAGGCGCGCTGCTCTTGGGGCGCGAGGGAGGCCATTCGCGCGCCCGCATTGTGCACGCGGGTGGAGACGAGACGGGCCGCTTCATCACGGAAGCCCTGTGGCGCGCCGCCGTCCGTCATCCGCGGATTGAAATTCGGCGCGAGACCTGCGTGGCCGTGGCGCAGGACCCGACCGGCCGCGCCGTTGGCGTTTGGACGTGGGATGGCCGCGCGTACCATGGGGTGGCGGCGCGGCGAGCGGTGGCGTTGGCGACGGGGGGCGTGGGCGCACTGTTTGGCCGGACGTCGAACCCACAGACGGCGCTCGGCACAGGGATCGCGCTCGCCTACAAGGCCTTGGCAACGCTTGCGAATCTCGAGTTCGTCCAGTTTCACCCAACGCTCTGGATCGGCCCCGACGGGGACGTCATGCTTCTCTCCGAGGCACTGCGCGGCGCCGGGGCGGTGCTCGTCACGGAGCGCGGCGCGCCCTTGTTCGCCGATCCGGCTGACAACCTTCGCACGCGCGACGTCGTCGCGCTTGCCATCGCAAAGGCGGAGGAGGCGGGTGAACGCGTGTTGCTCGACGCCACACGCGTCAAGGATGTGACGTCGCGCTTTCCTTCGATTGCGGCCCGCCTCGCACGCACAGGGATCGACATCGCGGCGGAGCCGGTTCCGGTGACACCCGGTGCGCACTTTCTGATGGGCGGTATTGAAGCCGATCTCGCCGGGCGCACGTCGGTGCCGGGGCTCTTTGCACTCGGCGAGGTCGCGTGCACGGGGGTGCACGGTGCGAACCGCCTGGCGAGCAATTCGCTCTTGGAATGTGTCGCGATGGGGAGGCGCTTCGGGCGCGCAATGTGCGAGGAGCCGAGTGTTCGAGGGGAGACACCCGTTGAGCCCCGCTGGTTGCTTCAGCCGACGGAGGACGCCCAAGTCCTCGGCGAGCTCGCGCCGCTGATGTGGCGATGCGTCGGTCTGGTGCGGGATGAGCCGGGGCTTTGCGCCGCGATCGAACGGCTCGACGAACTCAGAGCGCAATACCCGGGTTCCGGAGCTGTCGTCACTGCGTCGCTCATCGCCCGCGCGGCTCGATGGAGGCGAGAGAGCCGAGGGGGGCACGTCCGGCGAGATGCCCCAGCGCCGATAGCGTCCTATGCACGTCCGAGCCGGATGTCCATGGAGCAGGAGATTTCGAACTTGAGCCTTGCCGTGAAGTAA
- the nadA gene encoding quinolinate synthase NadA: MIEANVARDALVEEILEWKSKRNALILAHNYELPEIQDIADVLGDSLALARAAMRAEAEVIVLCGVHFMAETAAILNPDKTVLLPDAHAGCSLADSITADELRAWKQEHPGAVVVSYVNTSAEVKAESDYCCTSSNAVQVVRSIPEDREILFLPDMFLGSYVKRVTGRDNLHIWMGECHVHAGIRPHDIEQTLAAYPDAELLIHPECGCSTSNMYLLAEGQLPADRTHVLSTSGMLARARQSDKRAFIVATEVGILHQMERQNPGKTFIPANRAAVCPFMKMITLEKVRDALVHLQTVISVPEDIANRARIAIERMVAIG; the protein is encoded by the coding sequence ATGATTGAGGCGAACGTGGCGCGCGACGCGCTGGTAGAGGAAATTCTCGAGTGGAAGTCGAAGCGAAACGCCCTCATCCTCGCGCACAACTATGAGCTTCCGGAGATCCAGGACATTGCGGACGTGTTGGGCGACTCGCTCGCGCTTGCTCGCGCCGCCATGCGGGCGGAGGCCGAGGTCATCGTGCTGTGCGGCGTGCACTTCATGGCCGAAACGGCCGCCATTTTGAACCCGGATAAGACGGTGCTCCTGCCGGACGCCCATGCGGGTTGTTCTCTCGCGGATTCGATCACGGCGGATGAGCTGCGGGCCTGGAAGCAGGAGCACCCTGGTGCCGTCGTGGTGTCGTATGTCAACACGTCCGCCGAGGTGAAGGCGGAAAGCGACTACTGTTGCACGTCGTCCAACGCGGTGCAGGTGGTCAGGAGCATCCCGGAGGATCGGGAGATCCTTTTCTTGCCGGACATGTTCCTCGGTTCCTACGTCAAGCGGGTGACCGGTCGGGACAATTTGCACATCTGGATGGGCGAGTGTCACGTGCACGCAGGCATTCGGCCTCACGACATCGAGCAGACGCTCGCGGCGTATCCGGATGCGGAGCTGCTCATCCACCCCGAGTGCGGCTGTTCGACGTCCAACATGTACCTGCTCGCCGAGGGCCAACTGCCGGCGGATCGGACGCACGTCCTTTCGACGAGCGGAATGCTCGCCCGAGCGCGCCAATCGGACAAGCGCGCGTTCATCGTGGCGACGGAAGTCGGCATTCTGCATCAGATGGAGCGGCAGAACCCTGGCAAGACGTTCATCCCAGCCAATCGCGCCGCCGTGTGCCCGTTTATGAAGATGATCACGCTGGAGAAGGTCCGGGACGCCCTCGTGCACCTGCAGACCGTGATCTCCGTCCCGGAGGATATCGCCAATCGCGCCCGGATCGCCATCGAGCGCATGGTGGCCATCGGCTGA
- a CDS encoding glycoside hydrolase family 9 protein — protein MSLSPKSIFVNQLGYLTGGQKRFWIRARSPLPFVLQAAGGMAVYAGITSPAGGDYQAGDFSALCAPGTYQLEVGGSRVPVVIRRGAYRDVLNALLRFFDYQLCGVALPASEAGPWAHGPCHTHPAQVLGEARTVSCNGGWHDAGDYGKYTVPAAKAVADLLLAHECFPSPLAECRPMEAVHPTPHLPPALEVAREEVVWLLSMQDPETGGVYHKVSTAAFPPLDTRPEDDAAPLVLCPISYAATATFCAAMAHAAVVYRPFDPALASCAADAARRAYAWLLRGDMRPFRNPAEIRTGEYGDDELRDELLWASCAMLRLTGDPACHALCEPLLDLDLPLELGWADVALYGVIAYLMAPPGATRTDLRAKLVQRFKSLLDDFAALAKAHPFGLPMRDEDFIWGSNMVLLNRAMSFLVAEALGVYHPATRAVVQRTVDYLLGANPLGQCYVTGFGTNPVCHPHHRPSVADDVGDPVPGMVAGGPNRNLQDEITRRKLAGRPAMEAYIDHQDSYSTNEVAIYWNSPAVLVVAGLMEKGER, from the coding sequence GTGTCTTTGTCTCCTAAATCGATTTTCGTCAACCAATTGGGTTACCTGACCGGCGGGCAGAAGCGCTTTTGGATTCGCGCTCGCAGTCCGCTGCCCTTCGTCCTCCAGGCGGCCGGTGGCATGGCCGTGTACGCCGGAATCACCAGCCCCGCTGGCGGCGATTATCAAGCGGGGGACTTCTCGGCGCTGTGCGCGCCGGGGACGTACCAGTTGGAGGTAGGAGGGAGCCGCGTGCCCGTGGTCATTCGCCGGGGCGCCTACCGGGATGTTCTGAACGCCCTGCTCCGCTTTTTTGACTACCAGCTGTGCGGCGTAGCGTTGCCAGCGTCCGAGGCTGGACCGTGGGCTCACGGCCCGTGCCACACCCACCCAGCCCAGGTCTTGGGAGAGGCCCGCACCGTTTCATGCAACGGGGGCTGGCACGACGCGGGAGATTACGGCAAATACACCGTGCCGGCCGCGAAGGCTGTGGCGGATCTTTTGCTCGCCCACGAATGCTTCCCGTCCCCGCTCGCCGAATGCCGTCCCATGGAGGCCGTGCACCCGACGCCGCACCTGCCGCCCGCGCTCGAGGTGGCGCGCGAAGAGGTGGTCTGGCTTCTGTCGATGCAGGACCCCGAGACGGGCGGGGTGTACCACAAGGTCAGCACAGCGGCCTTCCCGCCGCTCGACACGCGCCCCGAGGACGACGCGGCGCCTTTGGTGCTCTGTCCCATCTCCTACGCTGCCACCGCCACGTTTTGCGCGGCCATGGCGCACGCTGCCGTCGTCTACCGCCCGTTCGATCCGGCCCTGGCTTCGTGTGCTGCAGACGCCGCTCGGCGCGCCTACGCGTGGCTTTTGCGGGGCGACATGCGCCCGTTTCGAAATCCTGCGGAGATCCGCACGGGCGAGTATGGCGATGACGAACTCCGCGATGAGCTCCTCTGGGCGTCGTGCGCCATGCTGCGCCTCACGGGCGATCCCGCTTGCCACGCGCTTTGCGAACCGCTTCTTGACCTCGACCTTCCCTTGGAGCTCGGCTGGGCTGACGTCGCGCTGTACGGCGTGATCGCGTACCTCATGGCGCCTCCTGGGGCGACTCGCACGGACCTTCGGGCGAAGCTCGTCCAGCGGTTCAAGAGCCTTTTGGACGATTTCGCGGCGCTCGCTAAGGCGCACCCGTTTGGCCTGCCGATGCGCGACGAGGACTTCATCTGGGGCAGCAACATGGTGCTGCTCAACCGCGCCATGTCGTTTCTGGTGGCGGAAGCGCTCGGTGTGTATCACCCGGCCACTCGCGCCGTGGTCCAGCGGACGGTGGACTACCTGTTGGGGGCCAATCCGCTTGGCCAGTGCTACGTCACGGGATTTGGCACGAATCCCGTTTGCCATCCGCATCACCGGCCATCCGTCGCCGACGACGTGGGCGATCCCGTCCCCGGCATGGTCGCGGGCGGGCCTAACCGAAATCTGCAGGACGAGATCACGCGCAGAAAGCTGGCGGGTCGTCCAGCCATGGAGGCCTACATCGATCATCAGGACAGCTATTCCACCAACGAGGTGGCCATCTATTGGAATTCGCCCGCGGTTCTGGTGGTGGCGGGCCTCATGGAGAAGGGAGAGCGGTGA
- a CDS encoding peptide ABC transporter substrate-binding protein: MAKRKLRKWHVPVAVLVASGGLVGCATSTQNHSTSNSGAASAVPVHAASGGNGTVTITYPSPPGISSLDPSQWAAQILVDQGTILEGLYGYNQQNQIVPKIASGYSLSKDGLTWTIYLRHDARWSNGDPVTAQDFYYAWMRQLNPANSQAQLWASVLNNVKNAYQYHSGAVPASKVGIKVINNYELQITTTTPHYILGELAVSASMPLDPKVVNAHPTNWYLPQYFVGDGPYVVKSFTPNGTITLVPNPKYVGHPGEVNHGNAKVINLVPGTTVAVEDYMAGKLDVALVGSPSDLQYIKTHNLNSQLHVSPDYSIEYLEWDHSADPSPYYNPKVREAIAMAIQRQPIVQDVLDGMGGVTNTFSTPGWPAAKYEKGLPENVAEAKKLLAEAGYPNGKGLPVLYLYAPVPDVNQQGVPVAEAVSQELQQNLGIQTKIVQENQTDYSALVWEGPLKDIQPGFVVAAGAVNWFEPANMDIQASQGIYFPGDYGWTPQQVQHVLPWYNTPYDPASVAKYGNPQNPNTGVNWSDWIPLQNEVKKDIAIITKWTKEQPAAWQAILNPPGTPSLQDQWNQIVQQWKTAKTASAKHAAFVLAWEFVAPESATTTLGGTNTGALDVQAWWDTNESEQEREWRMWQAYEQNSMTSSQAAVWAGKLVTSLEQQAWVIPLYYNETFYLEKPWVTGAQPNPWAWGNFYQFQYLSTK; encoded by the coding sequence GTGGCTAAACGGAAGCTCAGAAAGTGGCACGTGCCCGTCGCGGTTCTCGTCGCGAGTGGTGGACTCGTGGGGTGCGCCACGTCGACGCAGAACCACAGCACCTCCAATAGCGGCGCGGCTTCAGCCGTTCCCGTGCACGCGGCGAGCGGAGGCAACGGAACGGTGACCATCACGTATCCGTCTCCGCCGGGCATCTCGTCGCTCGATCCTTCGCAGTGGGCGGCTCAGATCCTCGTGGACCAGGGGACCATCCTCGAGGGCCTCTACGGCTACAATCAACAAAATCAAATTGTGCCGAAGATTGCATCGGGTTATTCTCTCTCTAAGGACGGACTCACCTGGACCATCTACCTGCGGCATGACGCCCGCTGGTCCAATGGGGACCCGGTGACGGCCCAGGACTTCTATTACGCCTGGATGCGGCAGCTGAACCCGGCGAACTCGCAGGCGCAGCTGTGGGCGAGCGTGCTGAACAACGTGAAAAATGCGTATCAGTACCACTCGGGCGCGGTGCCGGCGAGCAAGGTGGGCATCAAGGTCATCAACAACTATGAACTGCAGATCACGACCACGACTCCGCACTATATCCTGGGCGAGTTGGCCGTATCGGCGTCCATGCCGCTGGATCCCAAGGTGGTGAACGCGCACCCGACGAACTGGTATCTGCCGCAGTACTTCGTCGGCGACGGTCCGTATGTCGTGAAATCGTTTACGCCGAACGGAACCATCACGCTCGTGCCGAACCCGAAGTACGTCGGCCATCCAGGCGAAGTGAACCACGGGAATGCGAAGGTCATCAACCTCGTGCCCGGAACCACGGTCGCCGTCGAGGACTACATGGCGGGCAAGCTGGACGTGGCGCTCGTCGGATCGCCATCCGACCTGCAGTACATCAAGACGCACAACCTGAACAGCCAACTGCACGTCTCGCCTGATTACAGCATCGAGTATCTGGAATGGGATCATTCGGCGGACCCGTCGCCGTACTACAACCCGAAGGTGCGCGAGGCCATCGCGATGGCCATCCAGCGCCAGCCCATCGTGCAGGATGTGCTCGACGGCATGGGCGGTGTGACCAACACGTTCTCGACGCCCGGCTGGCCCGCGGCCAAGTACGAGAAGGGGCTGCCTGAGAACGTGGCCGAGGCCAAGAAGCTTCTGGCGGAGGCCGGGTATCCGAACGGAAAAGGACTGCCGGTCCTTTACCTGTACGCTCCCGTGCCCGATGTGAACCAGCAAGGTGTGCCGGTGGCCGAGGCCGTGTCGCAGGAGCTGCAGCAGAACCTCGGCATCCAGACCAAAATCGTTCAGGAGAACCAGACGGATTACAGCGCGCTCGTCTGGGAGGGGCCGCTCAAGGACATCCAGCCTGGCTTCGTGGTGGCGGCGGGTGCCGTGAACTGGTTCGAGCCTGCCAACATGGACATCCAGGCGAGCCAGGGCATCTACTTCCCGGGCGACTACGGCTGGACGCCGCAGCAGGTGCAGCACGTGTTGCCGTGGTACAACACGCCGTACGATCCGGCTTCGGTGGCCAAATACGGCAATCCGCAGAACCCGAACACCGGCGTGAACTGGAGCGACTGGATCCCGCTGCAGAACGAAGTGAAGAAAGATATCGCCATTATCACGAAGTGGACGAAGGAGCAGCCCGCAGCGTGGCAGGCCATCCTGAATCCTCCGGGCACACCTTCGCTCCAGGATCAGTGGAACCAGATTGTTCAGCAGTGGAAGACGGCGAAGACCGCGAGCGCGAAGCACGCCGCGTTCGTCCTCGCGTGGGAGTTCGTTGCGCCCGAGTCGGCAACCACGACGCTTGGCGGTACCAACACGGGCGCGCTCGACGTGCAGGCCTGGTGGGACACGAACGAATCGGAGCAGGAGCGCGAATGGCGGATGTGGCAGGCGTACGAGCAGAACAGCATGACTTCGTCCCAGGCCGCCGTCTGGGCCGGAAAGCTCGTCACGTCGCTTGAGCAGCAGGCGTGGGTCATCCCGCTCTACTACAACGAGACGTTCTACCTCGAGAAACCGTGGGTCACCGGTGCGCAGCCGAACCCCTGGGCATGGGGCAACTTCTATCAATTCCAGTATCTTTCGACCAAGTGA